From Aphelocoma coerulescens isolate FSJ_1873_10779 chromosome 15, UR_Acoe_1.0, whole genome shotgun sequence, one genomic window encodes:
- the UNC119B gene encoding protein unc-119 homolog B gives MSGSRARAAAAPGPDKKPPPGSAGPLSRLRGRRGSADAPPRQPWTESELLALETVRPEHVLGLCRVTENYLCKPEDNIYNIDFTRFKIRDLETGTVLFEIAKPSASEHDEEDEDDSSEPDASAGRFVRYQFTPAFLRLRTVGATVEFTVGEKPVSNFRMIERHYFRDRLLKNFDFDFGFCIPSSRNTCEHIYEFPQLSEDLIRLMVENPYETRSDSFYFVDNKLIMHNKADYAYNGGQ, from the exons ATGAGCGGCTCcagggcgcgggcggcggcggcaccgggGCCGGACAAGAAGCCGCCGCCGGGGTCCGCGGGGCCGCTCAGTCGCCTGCGGGGCCGACGCGGATCGGCCGATGCGCCGCCGAGGCAACCCTGGACCGAGTCCGAGTTGCTGGCGCTGGAGACCGTCCGGCCCGAGCACGTCCTGGGGCTGTGCCGGGTGACGGAGA ATTATTTATGCAAACCTGAAGACAACATTTACAACATTGACTTCACCAGGTTTAAGATCCGGGACCTTGAAACTGGAACAGTACTGTTTGAAATTGCTAAGCCATCTGCTTCAG AGCAcgatgaggaggatgaagatgaCAGCAGTGAACCGGACGCAAGTGCAGGTCGCTTTGTTCGGTACCAGTTCACCCCAGCGTTTCTCCGTCTTCGGACTGTTGGTGCAAC AGTGGAATTCACAGTGGGAGAAAAGCCAGTGTCAAACTTCCGAATGATTGAGAGACATTACTTCCGAGATCGCTTGCTGAAGAACTTTGATTTTGATTTTGGCTTCTGCATCCCCAGTAGCAGGAACACATGTGAACACATTTATGAATTCCCTCAGCTCTCAGAAGACCTTA TCCGTCTGATGGTTGAAAACCCGTATGAGACGCGCTCGGACAGCTTTTACTTTGTGGACAACAAGTTGATTATGCACAACAAGGCCGACTATGCTTACAATGGAGGACAGTAA